One genomic region from uncultured Subdoligranulum sp. encodes:
- a CDS encoding family 6 glucosyltransferase — protein MPKIGMLYLCTGKYTVFWPEFYHSFEANFLPGCQKEYFVFTDADHIEGEDNPRVHRLCQEAYDWPYSTLRRFSIFLRREELLARCDFLFFFNANLVCQKTVTAEEFLPRPQMGENLLLVQQPGFWNKKPIFYTYDRNPKSTAYIPYNCGKDYVSGGLNGGTAAAFLQLCHELARRTEDDLARGVIARWHDESQLNRYAAERSDYRLLTPAYWYPEGWDLPFEAKIVVRDKARYFDVAAVKHQAARPRPWLVRKGEAFRENWLPYLWYARDALLHKQLKGD, from the coding sequence ATGCCGAAAATCGGGATGCTCTACCTTTGCACCGGGAAATACACCGTCTTCTGGCCGGAATTCTACCACAGCTTTGAGGCCAACTTCCTGCCCGGGTGCCAGAAGGAATATTTTGTCTTCACCGACGCCGACCATATCGAAGGGGAGGACAATCCCCGGGTCCACCGGCTCTGCCAGGAGGCCTACGACTGGCCCTACAGCACGCTGCGGCGGTTTTCCATCTTCCTGCGGCGGGAGGAACTGCTGGCCCGGTGCGATTTCCTTTTTTTCTTCAACGCCAACCTGGTCTGCCAGAAGACCGTCACGGCGGAGGAATTTTTGCCCCGGCCCCAGATGGGGGAAAACCTGCTGCTGGTGCAGCAGCCGGGATTCTGGAACAAAAAACCCATCTTTTACACCTACGACCGCAACCCCAAAAGCACCGCCTACATCCCCTACAACTGCGGCAAAGACTATGTGTCGGGCGGGCTCAACGGCGGCACGGCGGCGGCTTTTTTGCAGCTCTGCCATGAGCTGGCCCGCCGCACCGAGGACGACCTGGCCCGGGGTGTCATCGCCCGGTGGCACGACGAAAGCCAGCTCAACCGCTACGCGGCGGAGCGCAGCGACTACCGGCTGCTGACCCCCGCCTACTGGTACCCCGAGGGGTGGGACCTGCCCTTTGAGGCGAAGATCGTGGTGCGGGACAAGGCCCGCTATTTTGATGTGGCGGCGGTGAAGCACCAGGCGGCGCGGCCCCGGCCCTGGCTGGTCCGCAAGGGGGAGGCCTTCCGGGAAAACTGGCTGCCCTACCTGTGGTACGCCCGGGACGCGCTGCTCCACAAGCAGCTGAAGGGAGACTGA
- a CDS encoding oligosaccharide flippase family protein, giving the protein MRTRRTLINMAYAVGSSLLLLLLGLVTRRLLVYNFGTQISTASQVVTQLFNFFSIAEFGVGSVISYRLYEQIAAKNADKISKYMSMYKWAYRAVGLAIALLALLGAAALPWIMPDVPLVTGYTVYGLNVVSTLCSYFLVTRRLMYTCTQQGYLCTRIDFCFNVLTSLAKIAVSLWFPNYVLYFSVAIVCNVCANLVIARRFRKDFPYVRDVKVSLQDFKDLGIFHDLRYYLVHRLSNTIYGSSDTIVTSRMGGSTQTTLLGNYTNISTSATDLGNKIMDSFAAAIGNIVYDKSAAANDHDKQVFWGMDLFSYLFASFVATAYFCLFQPFMAAWMGADWLLPLGFVLVFCLNEYVGWNHRMLGSYRAVLGHFEQDQWFMVASAAVNLLLSFALFPLFDITGALIATVVAHCIMWAGRIVVVFRRYMQGSLGHYLRAQALHLITLAVCMGGTWTLCEAVPVGGWLGLVPRAVIVCVVPNLFNLIVYGWGRDAVYLRQYGAALLQKLRHKRSA; this is encoded by the coding sequence TTGCGAACCAGACGTACCCTCATCAATATGGCCTACGCGGTGGGGTCCAGCCTGCTGCTGCTTTTGCTGGGGCTGGTCACCCGGCGGCTGCTGGTCTACAACTTCGGCACCCAGATCAGCACCGCCTCCCAGGTGGTCACCCAGCTGTTCAACTTCTTCTCCATCGCCGAGTTCGGCGTGGGCAGCGTCATCAGCTACCGCCTGTATGAACAGATCGCCGCCAAAAACGCCGACAAGATCAGCAAGTACATGTCGATGTACAAGTGGGCCTACCGCGCCGTGGGCCTGGCCATCGCCCTGCTGGCCCTGCTGGGTGCTGCTGCCCTGCCCTGGATCATGCCCGATGTGCCCCTGGTCACCGGGTACACGGTGTACGGCCTCAACGTGGTGTCCACCCTGTGCAGCTACTTCCTTGTGACCCGGCGGCTCATGTACACCTGCACCCAGCAGGGGTACCTCTGCACCCGCATCGACTTCTGCTTCAACGTCCTGACCTCCCTGGCCAAGATCGCCGTCTCGTTGTGGTTTCCCAACTATGTGCTCTACTTCAGCGTGGCCATCGTCTGCAATGTCTGCGCCAATCTGGTCATCGCCCGCCGCTTCCGCAAGGACTTCCCCTATGTGCGGGATGTAAAAGTGAGCCTGCAGGACTTCAAGGATCTGGGCATTTTCCACGATCTGCGGTATTATCTGGTCCACCGGCTGTCCAACACCATCTACGGCTCGTCGGACACCATCGTCACCTCCCGCATGGGCGGCTCCACCCAGACCACCCTGCTGGGCAACTACACCAATATTTCCACCAGCGCCACCGACCTGGGCAACAAGATCATGGACAGTTTTGCCGCCGCCATCGGCAACATCGTCTACGACAAATCCGCCGCCGCCAACGACCACGACAAACAGGTCTTCTGGGGGATGGACCTCTTCAGCTACCTCTTTGCCAGCTTTGTGGCCACCGCCTATTTCTGCCTGTTCCAGCCCTTCATGGCGGCCTGGATGGGCGCCGACTGGCTGCTGCCCCTGGGCTTCGTGCTGGTCTTCTGCCTCAACGAGTATGTGGGCTGGAACCACCGCATGCTGGGGTCCTACCGGGCGGTACTGGGCCACTTTGAGCAGGACCAGTGGTTCATGGTGGCTTCCGCCGCCGTCAACCTGCTGCTCAGCTTCGCCCTCTTCCCGCTGTTCGATATCACCGGCGCCCTCATCGCCACCGTGGTGGCCCACTGCATCATGTGGGCGGGGCGCATCGTGGTGGTCTTCCGCCGGTATATGCAGGGCAGCCTCGGGCACTATCTGCGGGCCCAGGCGCTGCATCTTATTACGCTGGCCGTCTGCATGGGCGGTACCTGGACCCTCTGTGAGGCGGTGCCCGTCGGCGGCTGGCTGGGCCTTGTGCCCCGGGCGGTCATCGTCTGCGTGGTGCCCAACCTCTTCAACCTCATTGTCTACGGCTGGGGCCGGGATGCCGTCTATCTGCGGCAGTACGGCGCCGCCCTGCTGCAAAAACTCAGACATAAAAGGAGCGCGTGA
- a CDS encoding glycosyltransferase family 2 protein, which translates to MEKLLVFIPAYNCEKQVPRVLSQLLDARIAPWVGECIVVNNRSTDGTENAVQDWCRRHPEAPVHLLRNDRNYGLGGSHKVAFGYAAAHGYDHLVVLHGDDQGAIADLLPILEDGTYKKYDCCLGSRFMKGSRIQGYSTLRVVGNYGFNALFTLVARHRITDLGSGLNLYAVAPLKNGYYKKFPDTLYFNDCMILALCQLKQKVLFFPISWREEDQVSNNKLTSFGISLLKLCGRYLRSPKAFVAREWRDNVIDDYTYTEIPVQQ; encoded by the coding sequence ATGGAAAAACTGCTCGTCTTTATTCCGGCCTACAACTGTGAAAAGCAGGTGCCGCGGGTGCTGTCCCAGCTGCTGGACGCCCGCATCGCCCCCTGGGTGGGGGAGTGCATCGTGGTGAACAACCGCTCCACCGACGGCACCGAGAATGCCGTCCAGGACTGGTGCCGCCGCCATCCCGAAGCGCCGGTGCATCTGCTGCGCAACGACCGCAACTACGGCCTGGGGGGCAGCCACAAGGTGGCCTTCGGCTACGCCGCCGCCCACGGGTACGACCATCTGGTGGTGCTCCACGGCGACGACCAGGGCGCCATCGCCGACCTGTTGCCCATTCTGGAGGACGGTACCTATAAAAAGTACGACTGCTGCCTCGGCTCCCGCTTCATGAAGGGCAGCCGCATCCAGGGCTACAGCACACTGCGGGTGGTGGGCAACTACGGCTTCAACGCCCTCTTCACGCTGGTGGCGCGCCACCGCATCACCGATTTGGGCAGCGGGCTGAACCTCTACGCCGTGGCGCCCCTGAAAAACGGATACTACAAAAAATTCCCCGATACCCTCTATTTCAACGACTGCATGATCCTGGCCCTCTGCCAGCTGAAGCAGAAGGTGCTCTTTTTCCCCATCAGCTGGCGGGAGGAGGACCAAGTCAGCAACAACAAGCTCACCAGCTTCGGCATCAGCCTGCTGAAACTCTGCGGGCGGTATCTGCGCAGTCCCAAGGCCTTTGTGGCCCGGGAATGGCGGGACAATGTCATTGACGATTACACCTACACCGAGATTCCGGTGCAGCAATAA
- a CDS encoding NAD-dependent epimerase/dehydratase family protein codes for MKVLVTGAAGFIGGQLWHALWKRGDEVVGIDNFSYGNLDNLKFDDHDFGPEVRRMDIRDREAIPALFETEKFDVVYNIAGIAPLPDCQSDPVQAVEVNTLGLVHLLECARRTGVKQLVQASTNAMYENETEFPTVETSFHTPTLIYPNTKYCGERFCQSFADTYGMTVTCLRFANVYGPHIDCLRKQPPFVGYMIRELYYGRTPEFHSDGNQRRDYIYVEDLIDLALRVVDHPQKGFDAVNVSSNQSYSVRELYAIACKVMGKEIEAKYCPSSHYWAKYPELYGGAYGIKPEILDHEVNKFSLCDNTHAKEAYGWVPQVDIETGLARVVETECRMLAEHDKAQQ; via the coding sequence ATGAAGGTTCTGGTAACGGGTGCCGCCGGGTTCATCGGCGGTCAGCTGTGGCATGCGCTGTGGAAGCGCGGCGATGAGGTCGTGGGCATCGACAACTTCTCCTACGGCAACCTGGACAACCTGAAATTCGACGACCACGATTTCGGCCCCGAAGTGCGCCGGATGGATATCCGCGACCGGGAAGCCATTCCGGCCCTGTTTGAGACAGAAAAGTTCGATGTGGTGTACAACATTGCGGGTATCGCCCCGCTGCCCGACTGCCAGAGCGACCCCGTGCAGGCGGTGGAGGTGAACACGCTGGGTCTGGTGCACCTGCTGGAGTGCGCCCGCCGCACCGGCGTGAAGCAGCTGGTGCAGGCCTCCACCAACGCCATGTATGAAAACGAGACGGAGTTCCCCACGGTGGAGACCTCCTTCCACACCCCCACGCTGATCTACCCCAACACCAAGTACTGCGGCGAGCGGTTCTGCCAGAGCTTCGCCGATACCTACGGCATGACGGTGACCTGCCTGCGGTTTGCCAACGTCTACGGCCCCCACATCGACTGCCTGCGCAAGCAGCCGCCCTTTGTGGGGTATATGATCCGGGAACTGTACTACGGCCGCACGCCGGAGTTCCACTCGGACGGCAACCAGCGCCGGGACTACATCTATGTGGAGGACCTCATCGACCTGGCCCTGCGGGTGGTGGACCATCCCCAGAAGGGCTTTGACGCGGTGAATGTCTCCAGCAACCAGAGCTACTCGGTGCGGGAGCTCTACGCCATCGCCTGCAAGGTGATGGGCAAGGAGATCGAGGCCAAGTACTGCCCCTCCAGCCACTACTGGGCCAAGTACCCCGAGCTGTACGGCGGGGCCTACGGCATCAAGCCGGAGATCCTCGACCACGAGGTGAACAAGTTCAGCCTCTGCGACAACACCCATGCCAAGGAAGCCTACGGCTGGGTGCCCCAGGTGGATATCGAGACCGGCCTGGCCCGTGTGGTGGAGACCGAGTGCCGGATGCTGGCCGAGCACGACAAAGCCCAGCAGTGA